The sequence ACAATAACTCTACCAAATATGACCTTTGATAGCCGGCTAACATTTGAAGAGGATGATGTTGAATTTATTTATGCTCCTGGGCATACGATAGATTCCTCACTATGTTTTGACCGGAAAGATTCAATCCTCTATGTTGGAGACCTGGTTGAGGATCCGATTCCATACCTTGATTACGAAAGAACAGATCTCTACCTGAATACACTGGAAATGTTGCTTACATTCCCGGCTGATATTATGGTATCAGCACATTCTGGAATTATAGTCAGGGATCTGATCAGGGCGAATATTGCATACATACAAGCGGTCCAGGAAGGAAAATCCATTGACAACAGCAGATTTGGAGCATATAATAATGTTCACCAACTCAATCTGAACACCCGAATCATGTTCCGTTATGAAAAAGAAGTCAGGGACATATTGAAGGAAAAATTTGATTTTCTCTCTTTCTGGTCACTTTTTCCAAACTTTGAAAAAAAATCATCGGACGAATTAGAAATAAACTTAAAACAGTACCTCATGGAAATTGAGAACGTACGACACCATCAATAATAAATTAAAAATTATTTAAAAATTTTTTCGATTCCCGCTGCAATTATTGCTTCATCAGACATGTCTCCATCATGAAGTGTCAATAATTCTAGGACACCATTTAATATCTGGGCTATCATGACCATGTGATAATGAACCGGATGATTTGAAAAAATCCCTTCTCTGATGGCTCGAGAATACAGATCTGTCATCCATCGAAACTCTTCATAGGCCCGGTTTTGAACGGCATCGCTGATGTTTGGAGAATGATGAAACTGAGTTAAGAATCGTGCTTTTTCCGGATTTGCAATACCCCAATCGATATATCGGATAAATCCCCGTTCAAGCAATGTTCTGGTAGGAAGTGCAGGATTATCTTCATTTCCGACAACCGAACTCATCTCCTTTTTTATCGACAGATATAATTCATCAATAAGAGTTTGTTTATCAGGAAAATAGTGAAAAAGTGTTCCTGTTGATACATGAGCAGCTTTGCTAATCTGTGATGTTGGTGTTGCATGAAATCCAAAGGTGGTAAAAAGGTGAAGAGCTGATGATACTATTCTCTCCCGCTTATCTTCGTTATTTATATGAGTTTCTGGTAATTTCTGTAAGTTCATGATACATCTTATAAGGAAGATCTCATTTATTCATTCTTTATTGATGATCCAAACATTCGCTTTGCAATCATGAAAACCAGTTTTGTTGTCAATCCATCCATAGTTTTCGCAACTTCTTTCAATTCTTCCGGGATTGGGATATTCTGGGGACATTTTGATACACATTTTCCACATTGTCTACAAAGAGAAGCATTTCCTGGCGAACCCATCCCTCCCATGAGTTGCATGCTATAAAATCCACGGGTCATCAGTTTATCGCCAAGCATGTGATACTGGTTATAAAAATAAAAACACATGGGGATGTTCACACCAAACGGACATGGCGTACAATATGAACAACCAGTACACCCGACTTTCATCATCTTTGTATACACATCCCGGGCATCATCGATAACCTGGATATCCATATCTGATAAACTGCCCGGAGTTGCTGCATCACATGTTGCAATATTTTCTGCAAGATGAGTTTCATCATTCATTCCGGATAAAACCACAGTAACCTCTGGATGATTCCAGACCCAGGAAAGACCAAAGGCCGCTGCAGTTCGTAATGAACCAGATTTCTCATATATATGTCGTACCTCTTTTGGAACCTTTTCAGCAAGCATACCGCCCCGGAGTGGTTCCATCACCATAACGGCAATGTTTTTTGAAGCAGCATAGAGCAAGCCATCTTTTCCTGCCTGGTTCTCTTCGTCAAGAATATTATACTGGATTTGACAGAAGGTCCAGTCATACGCATCAATGATCTCCCGAAATGTTTTTCGGTCACCATGGAATGAAAATCCAATATTTTTTATGAGTCCGGCCTGCTGAGCAGACTCTAAAAACTCAAACACTCCAAGGTCCTGAAATTTTTTCCATGAACCGGAGTTGAGGGAATGAAGAAGGTAATAATCAATATGATCCGTCTGAAGACGTTTCAGTTGAATTGAAAGAATTTTATCCATATCTTCCCTCGTTTGCACATTCCATGGTGGAAGTTTCGTTGCCAGTTTTACCTTCTCCCGGTAGCCATTCGTGAGGATCCTTCCAAGGACTTTCTCACTTTCACCTCCATGATATGAAAAAGCAGTGTCAATGTAATTCACACCCTGATCAATGGCATGGCGAATGAGCCTGGAGGCACGTTCTTCATCAATATTTCCTCTTTTTGTCGGAAGTCTCATTGCTCCAAATCCCAATGCGGATAAAGAATCACCATTTTTTGGTACTGTTCTGTATTGCATAGTCCACTCCGGATCACGTGTTGATTGACTAGTTAGTCTAGACTGATTAGTCGATCAGACTTGATAAAATTTTCGCGGAGCAATCAGTAGATCTGAAACCTTATGATGGATCACCCACATGATCTGGTAAAAAGATGATGAACACTATGAACCACGAATCAGGTTTTTCAGGACTGGAAGCTGCCTTAATCATGATTGCATTTGTGGTCGTTGCAGCAGTATTTGGCTATAGTATGATAAGTACAGGTTTTTTTGCTTCTCAAAAAGTTCAGGAGGTCACATATGCAGGAATCAAGCAGAGTTCGTCTGTTGCGATAACTGACGGATTAATCAGGGGACAATATGATGCAGGAAAGGGAGGAATCACGTCTCTGACTTTCAGCCTATCTGTTCCTGACACTGGAGAATCCATTGATCTCTCAAAGATGATTTATTATTATGTACGGAATAATGAAGGAGGGAATGCAGTTCCTCTTGATTATGTAACTCCGAAATCAGGAATTCTTGCATCTGGAGATTCTACTCGGATAAGGCTTGCCCTTTTTGATGCAGGACTTGCAGGTCCGATGGCAGGTGGTACTTTCTCACTGGAAATTAAACCTCCGATTGGTGCTTCAACATTAATTCAAAGGCAATTACCAACAGGATACAATGGAGGATATCTCTCCTGATTTAATCAATTATCTCACTTAATTTTCGTACTGTCGCTTCTATTGCATCAATAGTATGCATAATTTTTCCGATATCAAGTCTGTCCATTGTGTCAAGACTAGTATGGATAATATTCTTCATGACATTCCCTTCGGCAGCGGTTGAAAAAGCAATTGATGGAATATTTTTCTGGGCAAATATCATGTGATCTCCTTCAGGCCAGGGATCAACACGAACAACACCCGGATATTTTTTTCTAGTTTCCTCAGCTACTGCTTCATATGTATGCGGCATTGAAAAATATGCAACACTTGAGGGATTGCCACAAAGACCAATACCATCAAGGTTAATAACAAGACCGATATCTTGTAGATTGACTGAATCTGATGATAAATATGCCATCTCACCTGGGGCATTATAACATTCTTCTCCATTCAAAAAAACAAACTCAATATTATTTTTTGGAGGTCCCCTTCGAAGCCGATCTACAAGGACTAAGAGGGCTGCAACACCAGATGCATTATCAAGAGCACCAGGCGTATAATATTTCGTGTCAAAATGAGCACATAACACGATCTTCTTTCCTTCACCTGGAATCTGGCAAAGGATATTTGCAGCTCTTGATGGAGTAGTTTCAGAATCAATTGACAGATGGATGGATGTACCACTATGATCTAGTAAATAAGGAATATCTGATTCACTGATAGTCACTGATGGGAGTGAAAAATCCCCATCGATAAGGATTGGCGTCAGTTCTTTACCTGGATATGTAAAGATAACAGCGTGAGGATTTTTCTCTTCTAATAACCGAATAATCTCCTGATGTGATTCCAAATTAAAAAAAGGAAAATTTTTGGGCATCAATGGTGTTTGTGAAAGATCACCAGTAATCATTACAATAGTATCAGATACATCAGAGTAACGTAGTTCTTCAAGAGTGCGAATAATCTGTACCGACGTGGTCAGGTCACATGATGGAGAATAGGGATTCGCATATACACAGATGTTCTGATCTCCGGACTGCAGGGATGCTCTAGATACATTCCATTCTTTGCAATCAAATAACTGGTATGTTACCGGATAACCAAGGCATTCGAGATGTCTTCCAATATACTCCATTACCTGCCGGTTTGCCAGTGTTCCGGTTGGTCGTTCTCCAATTGTTTTGCAAATAGTCTTTAGGTGTCCATACAGGGTTGCCGGATTCATTAGATTGCTCTGATATTTGTATATCGGAGATTGTGATTCGAGTGTAAAAAACCCTTTTCATAAATGCAAAAACGATGGGAACCTAACTTTAATCATAAATAGAATGAAAAATTGTTGTGTATGCTGAAATTAACGGATTGTAAATTCAGCATATTCAATTTCTTTCTCGTTTTTTGGATCCCAGATATTTGAGAGAGTTGTGCTTGGATAAGCCTTCTTTTTTATGATGTCCCATCCATTTGGCATAATTGTTCCCGGACGTTCAATCTCCATGGATGCATCATAGACATTGACATGATATTTTCCTGGCTGGAATGGTATTTTCTTAATTTTTTCATTTATCTCTGCAGAAAAAATCACTTTCCCTGAGGCATCTTTTTTTACAGGAACAATAGTCAACGCATAATCTTCAGGCACATCAACAGTCAGATATGACTGTGTTCCATCAAGGTTATAACGAACAAGATTAATTCCCACTGGATTTACTGAATCACTGGAGGCTGCCAACTCTTTATACCGGACTTTTCCGGAGTTGTTCATCCGGGCATATTCTTCAGTTTCATCCCAGAATTCTTTTGGAAAGATCTCGATTCCTATTTTTTTAATCTTGTCAATGGTTGTGGAGCCGGTGATGTTAAACTTCTCTCCGGCTCCAGGTGTGCCAATAGAATCTATGGTAATATTCGAATTTGCTGATGCAAACCCAACCATTCCAATAACAATCATTGCAATTATTAATAATTGTTTCAGACTCATTTTTATCATCCACGTGACATAAGAATGTACTAAAAATTGCATTTAATCAGCAAAATTTATTATATGATTCTGTTTTTTTCCCATAAGGGGTTTCTTCTTTCATGTAAAAATCAGAAATTTAGAATTAAGGTATTGTGTGTTTTAATGATTTTTTAAAAAAAGATATTTTGAGTAAACACCTTGGATATATATAATTCGTTAGATATATCTGATTTGATATGCAATTTCCTTATAAATCGATTATCTCCCTGAACTTACCGTTGCTGAACCTCGTTGCAAAGCAATCTTTCCGGTTCTGACAAGTTCCAGTATTCCATATGGTTTTAGCAGATCTTCAATCGCAGCAATTTTTCCACTGTCGCCGGTGACTTCAACAACCAGAGTATCACTCCCGACATCAATAATTTTCGCCCGGAATATTCCTGCAATCTGCATTATCTCTGAACGGGCCGTTCCTGGTTCAGCTTTTACCTTTATCAGGGCCAGTTCCCGTTCAACATGCTCATATTCAGAAACATCAAGAACTTTAATAACCTCGATCAGTTTGTTCAGCTGCTTTTTTACCTGCTCTATCTGAACATCATTACCAGTAACAACGATGGTAATACGACTCGTCGCAGGTTGTTCACAGTGCCCTACAGCAAGACTTTCAATATTAAAACCGCGGCGGGAGAAGAGCCCGGTCACTCGGGAGAGAACACCAGGGCTGTCCTCAACAAGAACACTGAATATATGGGCAGTCATGGTTACTCCTCCTCATGACCGGTGTGGTGACCGACGATCATTTCACTGATATTTGCTCCTGCCGGAACCATCGGGAACACATTCTCTTCCCGTTCAACCCTGACATCCAGAACATAGGGCCCAGGATGTTCCAGAGCAGTACTTATAGCTGCTTTTACATCAGATGCTTTTGTGACTGTTGCAGCTTCAATACCATATGCTTTTGCAATCCGTTCAAAATGAACTTCAGGCAACTCGGTGTATGAGTACCGGTGCTCGTAGAAGAGCTGTTGCCATTGTCTGACCATTCCAAGAAACTGGTTATTCAGAACAATGACTTTCACAGGAATATTATACTGGGCTACTGTCCCAAGTTCCTGGATATTCATCTGAAATGAACCATCTCCGGCCAGGACAAAAACCGGCTGGTCAGGACATGCTAACTGTGCTCCCATCGAAGCAGGAAATCCATATCCCATTGTTCCAAGG comes from Methanospirillum hungatei and encodes:
- a CDS encoding flagellin, which codes for MNHESGFSGLEAALIMIAFVVVAAVFGYSMISTGFFASQKVQEVTYAGIKQSSSVAITDGLIRGQYDAGKGGITSLTFSLSVPDTGESIDLSKMIYYYVRNNEGGNAVPLDYVTPKSGILASGDSTRIRLALFDAGLAGPMAGGTFSLEIKPPIGASTLIQRQLPTGYNGGYLS
- the ilvN gene encoding acetolactate synthase small subunit produces the protein MTAHIFSVLVEDSPGVLSRVTGLFSRRGFNIESLAVGHCEQPATSRITIVVTGNDVQIEQVKKQLNKLIEVIKVLDVSEYEHVERELALIKVKAEPGTARSEIMQIAGIFRAKIIDVGSDTLVVEVTGDSGKIAAIEDLLKPYGILELVRTGKIALQRGSATVSSGR
- a CDS encoding M28 family metallopeptidase, whose translation is MNPATLYGHLKTICKTIGERPTGTLANRQVMEYIGRHLECLGYPVTYQLFDCKEWNVSRASLQSGDQNICVYANPYSPSCDLTTSVQIIRTLEELRYSDVSDTIVMITGDLSQTPLMPKNFPFFNLESHQEIIRLLEEKNPHAVIFTYPGKELTPILIDGDFSLPSVTISESDIPYLLDHSGTSIHLSIDSETTPSRAANILCQIPGEGKKIVLCAHFDTKYYTPGALDNASGVAALLVLVDRLRRGPPKNNIEFVFLNGEECYNAPGEMAYLSSDSVNLQDIGLVINLDGIGLCGNPSSVAYFSMPHTYEAVAEETRKKYPGVVRVDPWPEGDHMIFAQKNIPSIAFSTAAEGNVMKNIIHTSLDTMDRLDIGKIMHTIDAIEATVRKLSEIID
- a CDS encoding aldo/keto reductase; this encodes MQYRTVPKNGDSLSALGFGAMRLPTKRGNIDEERASRLIRHAIDQGVNYIDTAFSYHGGESEKVLGRILTNGYREKVKLATKLPPWNVQTREDMDKILSIQLKRLQTDHIDYYLLHSLNSGSWKKFQDLGVFEFLESAQQAGLIKNIGFSFHGDRKTFREIIDAYDWTFCQIQYNILDEENQAGKDGLLYAASKNIAVMVMEPLRGGMLAEKVPKEVRHIYEKSGSLRTAAAFGLSWVWNHPEVTVVLSGMNDETHLAENIATCDAATPGSLSDMDIQVIDDARDVYTKMMKVGCTGCSYCTPCPFGVNIPMCFYFYNQYHMLGDKLMTRGFYSMQLMGGMGSPGNASLCRQCGKCVSKCPQNIPIPEELKEVAKTMDGLTTKLVFMIAKRMFGSSIKNE
- a CDS encoding MBL fold metallo-hydrolase; this encodes MSDISCTILSPRTRILTFDDNISVLLIIGSRFTFLCDTHLGPESMKKVLNELGTISHPEQMVIFNSHSDWDHVWGNCEFSHNLIIGHSTCRDRLKERGEYDLISHSSMTRGIVTITLPNMTFDSRLTFEEDDVEFIYAPGHTIDSSLCFDRKDSILYVGDLVEDPIPYLDYERTDLYLNTLEMLLTFPADIMVSAHSGIIVRDLIRANIAYIQAVQEGKSIDNSRFGAYNNVHQLNLNTRIMFRYEKEVRDILKEKFDFLSFWSLFPNFEKKSSDELEINLKQYLMEIENVRHHQ
- a CDS encoding TetR/AcrR family transcriptional regulator; the encoded protein is MNLQKLPETHINNEDKRERIVSSALHLFTTFGFHATPTSQISKAAHVSTGTLFHYFPDKQTLIDELYLSIKKEMSSVVGNEDNPALPTRTLLERGFIRYIDWGIANPEKARFLTQFHHSPNISDAVQNRAYEEFRWMTDLYSRAIREGIFSNHPVHYHMVMIAQILNGVLELLTLHDGDMSDEAIIAAGIEKIFK